Proteins from a single region of Pseudomonas quebecensis:
- a CDS encoding ArsR/SmtB family transcription factor: MRAFKHPTLQDLTLERVLYALSDPVRLEIVRCLAAVPEATCGELDGGRPKSSMSHHFRVLRDAGLVHSRSVGTTHMNSLRSDELESRFPGLLASILAQQ, encoded by the coding sequence ATGCGAGCCTTCAAACACCCTACCCTGCAAGACCTCACACTCGAACGCGTGCTCTACGCCCTGAGTGATCCGGTGCGCCTGGAGATCGTCCGGTGCCTGGCCGCCGTGCCGGAAGCCACCTGCGGCGAATTGGATGGCGGACGGCCCAAGTCGAGCATGTCCCACCACTTCCGCGTACTGCGCGACGCCGGCCTGGTGCACAGCCGCAGCGTAGGCACCACCCACATGAATTCGTTGCGCAGCGATGAACTTGAAAGCCGCTTTCCGGGATTGCTCGCGTCCATTCTTGCCCAGCAATAA
- a CDS encoding MFS transporter: MSQELRLVRRITLKLIPFLILLYLIAYVDRSAVGFAKLHMGADVGIGDAAYGLGAGLFFIGYFLFEIPSNLMLDRFGARRWFARIMITWGTITIGMAFVQGPHSFYVMRFLLGAAEAGFFPGVLYYITQWFPVRHRGKILGLFILSQPIAMMITGPVSGGLLGMDGILGLHGWQWLFIVIGTPALLLTWPVLRFLPDGPKQVNWMSEDEKTWLTGELAKDLQTYGQTRHGNPLHALKDKRVLLLALFYLPVTLSIYGLGLWLPTLIKQFGGTDLVTGFISAVPYIFGIIGLLIIPRSSDRLNDRYGHLAVLYVLGATGLFFSAWLGAPVLQMAALCLAAFAMFSCTAVFWTLPGRFFAGASAAAGIALINSVGNLGGYIGPFVIGALKEYTGNLASGLYFLCGVMLFGLVLTGVVYRVLERKHVLPADQFAASARGATRT, translated from the coding sequence ATGAGCCAGGAACTGCGGCTTGTTCGGCGCATCACGCTGAAACTGATTCCCTTCCTGATCCTGCTGTACCTGATCGCCTACGTGGACCGTTCCGCCGTGGGTTTCGCCAAGCTGCACATGGGCGCCGACGTCGGCATCGGTGACGCCGCCTATGGCCTAGGCGCGGGCCTGTTCTTTATCGGCTACTTCCTGTTCGAGATTCCCAGCAACCTGATGCTCGACCGCTTCGGCGCGCGGCGCTGGTTCGCGCGCATCATGATCACCTGGGGCACCATCACCATCGGCATGGCCTTTGTGCAGGGGCCGCACAGCTTCTATGTGATGCGGTTCCTGCTCGGCGCGGCGGAAGCCGGGTTCTTCCCCGGCGTGCTGTACTACATCACCCAATGGTTCCCGGTGCGCCATCGCGGCAAGATCCTCGGTCTGTTCATCCTTTCCCAACCCATTGCCATGATGATCACCGGCCCGGTGTCCGGCGGCCTGCTGGGCATGGACGGCATCCTCGGCCTGCACGGTTGGCAGTGGCTGTTCATCGTGATCGGCACCCCGGCGCTGCTGCTCACCTGGCCGGTGCTGCGCTTCCTGCCGGACGGCCCCAAACAGGTCAACTGGATGAGCGAGGACGAAAAAACCTGGCTGACCGGCGAGCTGGCCAAAGACCTGCAAACCTACGGCCAGACCCGTCACGGCAACCCGTTGCATGCACTCAAGGACAAACGTGTGTTGCTGCTGGCGCTGTTCTACCTGCCAGTGACTCTGAGCATCTACGGCCTGGGCCTATGGCTGCCGACCCTGATCAAACAGTTCGGCGGCACTGACCTGGTCACCGGCTTTATCTCTGCCGTGCCGTATATCTTCGGGATCATCGGCCTGCTGATCATTCCGCGCAGTTCCGACCGTTTGAACGACCGCTACGGCCACCTTGCCGTGCTCTATGTGCTGGGCGCCACCGGCCTGTTCTTCAGCGCCTGGCTCGGCGCGCCGGTGCTGCAGATGGCCGCGTTGTGCCTGGCGGCGTTCGCAATGTTTTCCTGCACCGCGGTGTTCTGGACCTTGCCGGGGCGTTTCTTCGCCGGCGCCAGTGCGGCGGCGGGCATTGCATTGATCAACTCGGTGGGCAACCTGGGCGGTTATATCGGTCCGTTCGTGATCGGCGCGCTCAAGGAATACACCGGCAACCTGGCCTCGGGCCTGTACTTCCTGTGCGGCGTGATGCTGTTTGGCCTGGTGTTGACCGGCGTGGTCTACCGCGTGCTGGAGCGCAAACATGTGCTGCCGGCCGACCAGTTCGCCGCCAGCGCCCGTGGCGCCACCCGTACTTAA
- a CDS encoding TonB-dependent siderophore receptor, with the protein MRRTLISLCVLQAFSPLGWAEEVSTAPASLELQATTVTGDGDYETAQGPVKGYHATRSASATRTDTSIHETPQSISVVSKDVVEDLGATRLQDALDYAGGVGRANNFGGQGLTTFTVRGFTTGEFYRNGFPINRGYPNMPDANTIERLEVLRGPATMLYGRGDPGGTFNVVSKQPLAEPTVTLGSQLNDQGMQRGTLDASGPLDDAGRLAYRLNVVGEGGDTFRDHVSTERYGVTPVITWQASDDTKVIFEGDFMRNNHPLDRGLTRFANQAGTPSRDTFWGDKDVGKLHNDNNMAQLRFEHMLNDSWTLGGGFQWLDGTLQGNAIEANGPGSLGADGRTLQRNFNYRKLEWTDKDYQLNLTGHFSTGGLDHTLLTGVEYEDYDYQSIIQRSSAAAGTYPIDIFNPVYGQARPPLTRTPTHDKENLKTYAAFVQDQVALTERLKVLAGARFERFEHNYESYVAGVKPWQAADNAVTPRLGVIYDLTDTVAVYADAARSFKPNTGASREGGGFAPEKGKSYEMGIKWEALDRQLSVDAAIYQIDKKNVLTTDPVDSTFSVAAGQVRSRGFDLNVAGNITPEWRVIGGYAYVDAEVTRDNTLRSGTRLLNIPRNSFSLLNVYEFQDGALKGLGLGAGGKYVDERAGQTANTAFSMGAYTVIDLLGYYKVNDKMRLNLDVKNLFNREYEEGAFGNIYAYPGAPRTVQVGIAYTL; encoded by the coding sequence ATGCGTCGTACGCTGATTTCCCTGTGTGTCCTTCAGGCGTTTTCCCCTCTTGGCTGGGCAGAGGAGGTTTCCACAGCGCCCGCGAGCCTTGAATTGCAAGCGACCACTGTCACTGGCGATGGCGATTACGAGACGGCGCAAGGTCCCGTCAAGGGCTACCATGCCACGCGTTCGGCGAGTGCGACGCGCACCGACACCTCTATCCACGAAACCCCGCAATCCATCAGCGTGGTGTCCAAGGACGTGGTCGAAGACCTCGGCGCGACCCGTCTGCAGGATGCCCTCGACTACGCTGGCGGCGTGGGCCGTGCCAACAACTTCGGCGGGCAGGGCCTCACCACGTTTACCGTGCGCGGCTTTACTACCGGCGAGTTCTACCGCAACGGCTTTCCGATCAACCGTGGTTACCCGAACATGCCGGACGCCAACACCATCGAACGTCTGGAAGTGCTGCGCGGCCCGGCCACCATGCTCTACGGTCGTGGCGATCCGGGCGGCACTTTCAATGTGGTGTCCAAGCAGCCGCTGGCCGAACCGACGGTGACCCTCGGCAGCCAGTTGAACGACCAGGGCATGCAGCGCGGCACCCTTGACGCCTCCGGTCCGCTGGACGACGCGGGGCGCCTGGCCTATCGCCTGAACGTCGTGGGTGAGGGCGGCGACACCTTCCGCGACCATGTGTCGACCGAGCGCTACGGCGTGACGCCGGTCATCACCTGGCAGGCCAGCGATGACACCAAGGTGATCTTCGAAGGCGATTTCATGCGCAATAACCATCCGCTGGACCGTGGCCTGACGCGTTTCGCCAACCAGGCCGGCACGCCGTCGCGCGATACCTTCTGGGGCGACAAGGACGTAGGCAAGCTGCACAACGATAACAACATGGCCCAGCTGCGTTTCGAGCATATGCTCAACGACAGCTGGACGTTGGGCGGCGGGTTCCAGTGGCTGGATGGGACGTTGCAGGGGAATGCCATCGAGGCCAACGGCCCAGGCAGCCTGGGCGCCGACGGCCGCACGCTGCAACGCAACTTCAACTACCGCAAGCTGGAATGGACCGACAAGGACTACCAACTCAATCTGACCGGGCACTTCTCCACCGGCGGCCTCGATCACACCTTGCTGACCGGCGTCGAGTACGAGGACTACGACTATCAGTCGATCATCCAGCGCTCCAGCGCCGCCGCCGGCACCTACCCCATCGATATCTTCAATCCGGTCTACGGCCAGGCGCGTCCACCGCTGACACGCACGCCGACCCACGATAAAGAAAATCTCAAGACCTACGCGGCTTTCGTGCAGGACCAGGTGGCGCTGACCGAACGCTTGAAAGTCCTGGCCGGTGCGCGTTTCGAGCGGTTCGAGCATAACTACGAAAGTTATGTGGCGGGTGTGAAACCCTGGCAGGCCGCGGACAACGCCGTGACTCCACGGCTGGGCGTGATCTACGACCTGACCGACACCGTCGCCGTCTACGCCGACGCTGCGCGTTCGTTCAAGCCCAACACTGGCGCCAGCCGTGAAGGGGGAGGTTTTGCGCCGGAGAAGGGCAAATCCTATGAAATGGGCATCAAGTGGGAAGCCTTGGACCGCCAACTCAGCGTCGACGCGGCGATCTACCAGATCGACAAAAAGAACGTGCTGACCACCGACCCGGTGGACTCCACCTTCAGCGTCGCCGCCGGCCAGGTCCGCAGTCGCGGTTTCGACCTCAACGTTGCCGGCAACATTACCCCCGAATGGCGCGTGATCGGCGGCTATGCCTACGTGGATGCCGAGGTCACCCGGGACAATACCCTGCGCAGTGGTACGCGCTTGCTGAACATCCCGCGCAACAGCTTCAGCCTGCTCAACGTCTACGAATTCCAGGACGGCGCACTCAAGGGCCTGGGCCTCGGCGCCGGCGGCAAATACGTCGATGAACGCGCCGGCCAGACCGCCAACACCGCGTTTTCCATGGGCGCCTACACCGTCATCGACCTGCTCGGCTATTACAAGGTCAACGACAAAATGCGCCTGAACCTGGACGTTAAGAACCTGTTCAACCGTGAGTACGAAGAGGGCGCGTTCGGCAATATCTACGCCTACCCAGGCGCGCCGCGTACGGTGCAGGTGGGCATCGCCTACACCCTGTAA
- a CDS encoding NADH:flavin oxidoreductase/NADH oxidase, which translates to MSALFEPFTLKDVTLRNRIAIPPMCQYMAEDGVVNDWHHVHLAGMARGGAGLLVVEATAVAPEGRITPGCAGIWSDAHAEAFVPMVQAIKAAGSVPGIQIAHAGRKASANRPWEGDDHIPASDARSWETIAPSAIAFGANLPNVPRAMTLEDIARVQQDFVDAARRARDAGFEWIELHFAHGYLGQSFFSEHSNQRTDAYGGSFDNRSRFLLETLAAVREVWPENLPLTARFGVIEYDGRDEQTLTESIELARRFKAGGLDLLSVSVGFTIPDTNIPWGPAFMGPIAERVRREAGIPVTSAWGFGTPQLAEGALQAGQLDLVSVGRAHLADPHWAYFAAKELGVEKSAWTLPAPYAHWLERYR; encoded by the coding sequence ATGTCCGCTTTGTTCGAACCCTTCACCCTCAAAGACGTCACCCTGCGCAATCGCATCGCCATCCCGCCGATGTGCCAATACATGGCCGAAGACGGCGTGGTCAACGATTGGCACCACGTCCACCTGGCCGGCATGGCGCGTGGAGGTGCCGGTCTGCTGGTGGTGGAAGCCACCGCCGTTGCCCCGGAAGGCCGTATCACCCCAGGCTGCGCCGGTATCTGGAGCGATGCCCACGCCGAAGCTTTTGTGCCGATGGTGCAGGCTATCAAGGCGGCGGGTTCGGTGCCGGGTATCCAGATCGCCCATGCCGGGCGTAAGGCCAGCGCCAATCGCCCGTGGGAAGGCGATGACCATATCCCTGCCTCCGATGCCCGCAGTTGGGAAACCATCGCGCCGTCTGCGATTGCGTTCGGTGCCAACCTGCCCAACGTACCGCGCGCCATGACCCTGGAAGACATCGCCCGCGTACAACAGGATTTCGTCGATGCCGCCCGCCGGGCCCGCGACGCCGGTTTCGAATGGATCGAACTGCACTTCGCCCACGGCTACCTGGGCCAGAGTTTCTTCTCTGAACACTCCAACCAGCGCACCGATGCCTACGGCGGCAGCTTCGACAATCGCAGCCGTTTCCTTTTGGAAACCCTGGCCGCCGTGCGTGAGGTCTGGCCGGAAAACCTGCCGCTGACCGCGCGTTTCGGCGTGATCGAGTACGACGGCCGTGACGAACAGACGCTCACCGAATCCATCGAACTGGCGCGCCGCTTCAAAGCTGGCGGCCTGGACTTGCTGAGCGTCAGCGTCGGTTTCACCATTCCTGACACTAACATTCCGTGGGGCCCGGCCTTTATGGGCCCGATTGCCGAACGCGTACGCCGTGAGGCCGGTATTCCGGTGACCTCGGCCTGGGGCTTTGGCACCCCGCAATTGGCTGAGGGCGCGTTGCAGGCCGGTCAGCTGGACCTGGTGTCGGTGGGGCGCGCGCACCTGGCCGATCCGCACTGGGCGTATTTCGCCGCCAAGGAGCTGGGTGTGGAGAAGTCCGCCTGGACCTTGCCGGCCCCATACGCGCACTGGCTTGAGCGCTATCGCTGA
- a CDS encoding FadR/GntR family transcriptional regulator yields MDQQPSKPRKSMHAQIVQDLGMHIVSGRFKPEERLPMEATLCEEYKVSRSVLREATRVLSAKGLVYSKPRVGAVVRPRLKWHLLDPDVLSWLMQSTPHSEFFNTLAGVRRILEPEIAAMAATTATDEDIAIIEKAYCGMETAKTHEQLLQADLDFHRAIADATRNDLLAYMCNMLSLPLRESINITNRRPDIQGLSLPRHKAILTAIQNRDALGARHASLVQLDDTRVALDTVMNVLTPL; encoded by the coding sequence ATGGATCAACAGCCGTCCAAACCGCGCAAGAGCATGCATGCCCAGATCGTCCAGGACTTGGGCATGCACATCGTTTCCGGTCGCTTCAAGCCAGAAGAACGCCTGCCGATGGAGGCCACGCTCTGCGAGGAGTACAAGGTCAGCCGTTCGGTATTGCGCGAGGCGACCCGCGTGCTCAGCGCCAAGGGCCTGGTGTATTCCAAGCCACGGGTGGGCGCGGTGGTGCGGCCACGGCTCAAATGGCACCTGCTCGACCCGGACGTGCTGTCCTGGTTGATGCAGTCCACGCCCCATAGCGAGTTTTTCAACACCCTAGCCGGTGTGCGGCGCATCCTCGAACCGGAAATCGCCGCCATGGCCGCGACCACCGCCACCGATGAAGACATCGCTATCATCGAAAAGGCTTACTGCGGCATGGAAACCGCCAAGACTCACGAACAGCTGCTGCAGGCCGACCTGGACTTCCACCGTGCCATCGCCGACGCCACGCGCAACGACCTGCTGGCGTATATGTGCAACATGCTATCGCTGCCGTTGCGCGAATCGATCAACATCACCAACCGCCGCCCGGACATCCAGGGCCTGAGCCTGCCTCGGCATAAAGCCATCCTCACCGCGATCCAGAACCGCGACGCGCTGGGCGCGCGGCATGCGTCGCTGGTGCAGCTGGATGACACGCGGGTGGCGCTGGATACGGTGATGAACGTGCTCACCCCGCTCTAA
- a CDS encoding metallophosphoesterase family protein, with protein sequence MKIGVISDTHGLLRPEAVAALQGCEQIVHAGDIGSADIIEQLTGIAPLHVVRGNNDQDATWARQVPDHLHVTLNGCQALLVHDIADVPALLTPHTRLVITGHSHKPLIEWRGDILYVNPGSAGRRRFKLPVTLALLEMGEGTIDARLVSLLE encoded by the coding sequence ATGAAGATCGGCGTGATTTCCGATACCCACGGCCTTCTTCGGCCCGAAGCCGTGGCGGCCCTGCAAGGTTGCGAGCAGATCGTCCATGCGGGCGACATTGGCAGTGCCGACATTATCGAGCAACTGACCGGCATCGCGCCGCTGCACGTGGTGCGCGGCAACAATGATCAGGATGCGACGTGGGCACGCCAGGTGCCGGACCATCTGCACGTTACGCTCAACGGCTGCCAGGCGTTGCTGGTGCATGACATCGCCGATGTCCCGGCGTTGCTCACTCCTCACACGCGCCTGGTCATTACCGGGCATTCGCATAAGCCGTTGATCGAGTGGCGCGGTGACATTCTGTATGTAAACCCCGGCAGCGCGGGGCGCCGACGTTTCAAGTTGCCGGTGACGCTGGCGCTGCTGGAGATGGGCGAGGGCACTATCGATGCTCGCTTGGTGTCACTGCTGGAGTGA
- a CDS encoding IlvD/Edd family dehydratase, which yields MSDKKPGLRSAQWFGTADKNGFMYRSWMKNQGIADHQFHGKPIIGICNTWSELTPCNAHFRQIAEHVKRGVIEAGGFPVEFPVFSNGESNLRPTAMLTRNLASMDVEEAIRGNPIDGVVLLTGCDKTTPALLMGAASCDVPAIVVTGGPMLNGKHKGQDIGSGTVVWQLSEQVKAGTITLDDFLAAEGGMSRSAGTCNTMGTASTMACMAEALGTSLPHNAAIPAVDARRYVLAHMSGMRAVEMVREDLKLSKILTKEAFENAIRVNAAIGGSTNAVIHLKAIAGRIGVELDLDDWTRIGRGMPTIVDLQPSGRFLMEEFYYAGGLPAVLRRLGEANLIPHPNALTVNGKTLGENTQDSPIYGQDEVIRTLDNPIRADGGICVLRGNLAPLGAVLKPSAASAELMQHRGRAVVFENFDMYKARINDPELDVDANSILVMKNCGPKGYPGMAEVGNMGLPAKLLAQGVTDMVRISDARMSGTAYGTVVLHVAPEAAAGGPLATVQEGDWIELDCANGRLHLDITDAELAARMADLKPPQNLIVGGYRQLYIDHVLQADQGCDFDFLVGCRGAEVPRHSH from the coding sequence ATGTCTGATAAAAAGCCCGGCCTACGCTCCGCCCAGTGGTTCGGTACCGCTGACAAGAACGGCTTCATGTACCGCAGCTGGATGAAGAACCAGGGCATTGCCGACCACCAGTTCCATGGCAAGCCGATCATCGGCATCTGCAACACCTGGTCGGAGCTGACCCCGTGCAACGCGCATTTCCGCCAGATCGCCGAGCACGTCAAGCGCGGTGTGATCGAGGCTGGCGGTTTCCCGGTGGAATTCCCGGTGTTCTCCAACGGCGAATCGAACCTGCGCCCTACCGCCATGCTCACCCGTAACCTGGCGAGCATGGATGTGGAGGAAGCCATTCGCGGCAACCCGATCGACGGCGTGGTGCTGCTGACCGGCTGCGACAAAACCACCCCGGCCCTGCTGATGGGCGCCGCCAGTTGCGACGTGCCGGCAATCGTGGTCACCGGCGGGCCAATGCTTAACGGTAAGCACAAGGGCCAGGACATCGGTTCGGGCACGGTGGTGTGGCAACTGAGCGAGCAGGTCAAGGCCGGCACCATCACCCTGGACGATTTCCTCGCGGCCGAGGGCGGCATGTCCCGTTCGGCGGGCACCTGCAACACCATGGGCACCGCGTCGACCATGGCCTGCATGGCTGAGGCCCTCGGCACGTCCCTGCCGCACAACGCGGCGATCCCGGCGGTGGACGCGCGTCGTTACGTGCTGGCGCATATGTCGGGCATGCGCGCGGTGGAGATGGTGCGCGAGGACTTGAAGCTGTCGAAGATCCTCACCAAAGAGGCATTTGAAAACGCGATACGCGTCAACGCCGCCATCGGTGGGTCGACCAACGCCGTGATTCACCTTAAAGCCATCGCCGGGCGTATCGGCGTGGAATTGGACCTGGACGACTGGACCCGCATCGGTCGCGGCATGCCGACCATCGTCGACCTGCAACCGTCGGGGCGCTTTCTGATGGAAGAGTTCTACTATGCCGGCGGCCTGCCTGCAGTGCTGCGTCGCCTGGGTGAAGCCAACCTGATCCCGCACCCGAACGCGCTGACCGTCAACGGCAAGACCCTGGGGGAAAACACTCAGGATTCGCCGATCTACGGCCAGGACGAAGTGATCCGCACCCTGGACAACCCGATCCGCGCCGACGGCGGCATCTGCGTGCTGCGCGGCAACCTGGCGCCACTCGGTGCGGTGCTCAAGCCATCGGCGGCCAGCGCCGAACTGATGCAGCATCGCGGCCGTGCGGTGGTGTTCGAGAACTTCGACATGTACAAGGCGCGCATCAATGATCCGGAGCTGGATGTGGACGCCAACTCGATCCTGGTCATGAAAAACTGCGGGCCCAAGGGTTACCCAGGAATGGCCGAAGTCGGCAACATGGGCCTGCCGGCCAAGCTGCTGGCCCAAGGCGTGACCGATATGGTGCGGATTTCCGATGCGCGCATGAGCGGCACGGCCTACGGCACGGTGGTGCTGCATGTGGCACCGGAAGCCGCCGCCGGCGGGCCGCTGGCCACGGTGCAGGAAGGTGACTGGATCGAGCTGGACTGTGCCAACGGCCGCTTGCACCTGGACATTACCGACGCCGAGCTGGCGGCGCGCATGGCCGACCTCAAACCACCGCAGAACTTGATCGTCGGCGGTTATCGCCAGCTGTACATCGACCATGTGCTGCAGGCCGACCAGGGCTGTGACTTCGACTTCCTGGTGGGGTGCCGTGGGGCGGAAGTCCCACGGCATTCCCACTAA